One window from the genome of Bacillus tianshenii encodes:
- the folP gene encoding dihydropteroate synthase, translating to MADLKYHQLQFGHYSWNLQEKTYVMGILNVTPDSFSDGGNFNEIERAVQHAKQMVQDGADLIDIGGESTRPGAETVSEEEEIARVVPIIKAIKEAVDVPISIDTYKAETAKHALEAGAHIINDVWGAKADPQMAQVAAHYQVPIILMHNRGNKNYGDLIDDMKMDLQESIAIVKRAGVKDEKIILDPGIGFAKTYEHNIKAMRRLEELNELGYPLLLGTSRKSFIGLTLDLPVEERMEGTGATVCLGIERGCQFVRVHDVKEIKRMTLMMDAMLGKKVQANG from the coding sequence TTGGCGGATTTAAAGTATCATCAACTTCAATTTGGGCATTATTCATGGAATTTACAGGAAAAGACCTATGTAATGGGTATTTTAAATGTGACACCTGATTCATTCTCGGATGGCGGTAATTTTAATGAAATAGAAAGAGCAGTCCAGCATGCAAAACAGATGGTCCAAGATGGAGCTGACCTAATCGATATCGGAGGCGAGTCAACAAGGCCGGGAGCGGAGACGGTTAGCGAAGAGGAGGAAATTGCTCGTGTAGTACCAATCATTAAAGCGATCAAAGAAGCAGTTGATGTACCGATTTCAATCGACACGTATAAAGCGGAGACTGCAAAACATGCACTTGAAGCAGGCGCCCATATTATTAATGATGTTTGGGGGGCAAAGGCGGATCCGCAAATGGCTCAGGTAGCTGCCCATTACCAAGTGCCGATTATTCTTATGCATAACAGGGGAAACAAAAACTATGGTGATTTAATCGACGATATGAAAATGGACCTTCAAGAAAGCATTGCAATTGTAAAGCGTGCTGGTGTGAAGGATGAAAAGATTATCCTTGATCCGGGTATTGGTTTTGCGAAGACGTACGAACATAATATTAAGGCTATGCGCCGTCTAGAGGAATTGAATGAGCTTGGTTATCCGCTCCTCTTAGGTACATCGAGAAAATCATTTATTGGATTGACACTTGATTTACCAGTGGAAGAGCGGATGGAAGGAACGGGAGCGACTGTTTGCCTTGGCATTGAGCGGGGCTGTCAGTTTGTACGTGTGCATGATGTGAAAGAAATAAAGCGGATGACGTTGATGATGGATGCAATGCTTGGAAAGAAGGTGCAAGCAAATGGATAA
- the folB gene encoding dihydroneopterin aldolase, with protein sequence MDKIYMNRMQFWGYHGVFAEEKKLGQRFYVDLVLELDLKPAAQTDNLEKTVDYGKAYEVVKAIVEGTPRDLVETVTEEIAQQLFITFSIVQKVTVKVIKPDPPIPGHYDSVAIEMTRER encoded by the coding sequence ATGGATAAGATTTATATGAACCGTATGCAGTTTTGGGGATATCATGGAGTTTTTGCTGAAGAGAAGAAGCTTGGACAGCGTTTTTATGTAGATTTAGTGCTGGAATTGGACTTGAAACCAGCTGCACAGACAGACAATCTGGAGAAAACCGTTGATTATGGCAAGGCCTATGAAGTAGTCAAAGCTATTGTAGAAGGTACGCCACGTGATTTAGTTGAAACAGTGACTGAAGAGATTGCGCAGCAATTATTTATCACATTTTCAATTGTACAGAAGGTTACAGTGAAAGTAATTAAGCCTGATCCGCCGATCCCTGGTCACTATGATTCTGTAGCAATCGAAATGACGAGGGAACGTTGA
- the folK gene encoding 2-amino-4-hydroxy-6-hydroxymethyldihydropteridine diphosphokinase — MKHLAYIALGSNVGNREENLLLALQMLSEHSSITINATSSIYETEPVGYTDQPQFLNMVVRVQTDLPAVKLLQITQRIEVECGRVRDIRWGPRTLDLDILLFDRENIETEQLIVPHPRMMERNFVMVPLMEVADENVNEYLQSHEINESMEGMRIWQSSSHISFHKV; from the coding sequence ATGAAGCATCTTGCTTACATTGCCCTCGGTTCTAATGTTGGAAATCGTGAAGAAAATCTATTATTAGCGCTTCAGATGCTATCTGAGCATTCATCAATTACAATCAATGCGACTTCCTCAATCTATGAAACAGAGCCTGTCGGTTATACGGATCAGCCACAATTTTTGAATATGGTAGTTCGGGTACAGACAGATTTGCCAGCGGTTAAATTATTACAAATTACACAGAGAATCGAAGTTGAATGCGGACGTGTAAGAGATATTCGCTGGGGTCCACGCACGTTGGACCTTGACATTTTACTATTTGACCGTGAAAATATTGAAACAGAACAGTTAATTGTTCCCCATCCACGAATGATGGAGAGAAACTTCGTGATGGTGCCGCTTATGGAAGTGGCTGATGAGAATGTGAACGAGTACCTACAAAGCCATGAGATAAATGAAAGTATGGAAGGAATGAGGATTTGGCAAAGTAGTTCTCATATTTCCTTTCATAAAGTTTAA
- the pabC gene encoding aminodeoxychorismate lyase, protein MYLYLNGNIVRKEEAVISPFDHGYMYGLGLFETFRMYDGHPFLLDDHLQRLQHGLGVMNINLEINREDIHSILTELLAANDLQDAYVRLNISAGVGDLGLQVGTYEEPTMMILMKKLPNEGVFPAKQGKILRTVRNTPESEIRLKSHHYLNNILAKQEIGKQSHTEGIFLTAEGYVAEGIVSNIFWVKNGVLYTPAVETGILDGITRKWVMALAKKRGIKIEEGFYPIEKLLDADEAFVTNSIQEIVPLNGIEDVRFLNERVVPSLINDYKKHTHNLERINELG, encoded by the coding sequence ATGTATCTCTACTTAAATGGAAACATTGTAAGAAAAGAGGAAGCAGTCATTTCGCCATTTGATCACGGATATATGTACGGTCTCGGGTTGTTTGAAACATTTCGCATGTATGATGGTCATCCATTTTTGTTGGATGACCATCTTCAGCGTTTACAGCATGGTTTGGGTGTGATGAATATTAACTTAGAAATAAATCGAGAAGATATCCATTCCATTCTTACTGAGTTACTTGCTGCGAACGACTTGCAAGATGCTTATGTTCGTTTAAATATTTCAGCAGGTGTAGGAGATCTCGGCTTACAAGTAGGGACTTATGAAGAGCCGACAATGATGATTTTGATGAAAAAGCTGCCGAATGAAGGGGTATTTCCTGCTAAGCAGGGAAAAATATTACGAACAGTACGAAATACACCTGAATCGGAAATTAGATTGAAATCACACCACTACCTGAATAATATTCTTGCGAAGCAGGAGATTGGGAAGCAATCTCATACTGAAGGAATTTTTTTAACAGCGGAAGGTTATGTAGCAGAAGGTATTGTTTCGAATATTTTTTGGGTAAAGAATGGGGTGCTCTATACACCAGCTGTTGAGACTGGAATTTTGGATGGGATAACTCGTAAGTGGGTTATGGCACTTGCTAAAAAACGAGGAATCAAAATAGAAGAAGGCTTCTACCCAATTGAGAAGTTACTAGATGCTGATGAGGCATTTGTAACAAATTCAATTCAGGAAATCGTTCCTCTTAACGGTATAGAAGATGTGCGGTTTTTAAATGAACGAGTGGTTCCATCTTTAATAAATGATTATAAGAAGCACACTCACAATTTAGAGCGTATAAATGAACTTGGTTAA